From the Oryctolagus cuniculus chromosome 17, mOryCun1.1, whole genome shotgun sequence genome, the window CGCCTGGTTCTGCCGCTGGGTCCAGCTCACGCCGCCGGGGGGTGCCCCGCTGCGCTTCCCCTGCTACCAGTGGCTGGAGGCGCCGAGTAGCCTGGCGCTGCGGGAAGGGGCaggtgagggctggggctggcgctgggacGAGGGCCACGGGGAGTGTGGAAGGGTTAGCGGGTGTGGCCAGGGGGaagggggcagcagagagggaCGGGGAAGGGGATCGTGGGGAGCAGCCCTACTAGAGGGAAATTGCTCTTGGGGCGAGAGGACCTGGTCAGAGGGTGGCTGGCGCCAGAGGTCGAGggcttctccttttccctctcacGCACTCCAGTCTTCCCGCAGCCAGAGTCTCACGGGCCGACCAGCACCCCGCGCTCTGGCAGCAGCGGCAAGAGGAGCTGCAGGCCCGGCGCCAGGCGTACGGGTGAGGAGGCAGccgctgctgggggcggggggggggcgggcgccTGTGACGGCACAGACTAGAGCTCAGCACCCAAGCCCTCCTATGAAATGCAAACTCTCAGGCCCCTGGGACCTACAGAATCAGACCTGGGTGGGCGGGGAAGTTTTTGTCCTAGGCCCCCCACAGCGCCCTTGAGGTTTGAAAACCCTgctgaagccggcgccgtggctcaataggctaatcctccaccttgcggcgccggcacaccgggttctagtcccggttggggcgccggattctgtcccggttgcccctcttccaggccagctctctgctatggccagggagtgcagtggaggatggcccaagtgcttgggccctgcaccccatgggagaccaggaaaagcacctggctcctggctcctgccaggatcagcgcggtgcgccggctgcagcggcggccattggagggtgaaccagcggcaaaggaagacctttctctctgtctctctctctcactgtccactctgcctgtcaaaaaaaaaaaaaaaaaaaaaaaagaaaaccctgctGAGTGCCTTATGCCGGCTGGCTCTCCCTTGCCCTGGGGCGTTCTCACAGATCCACTGGCTGTGTCCTCCAGAGATGAAATACAccacccagcccccccccccccaattcacCTTCCAGGACGACAACGCCCGGATGGGGATGGGGGCTCTTCCTCTGCCCTAGTCTCAGCCCTGGAGGTCAGAGAGCAGAGGTGGCCTCGGGAGGGCTGCAAAGGGAGCAGAAAACCCAGAATTGTTCTCAGGTGCCTACGTTCCCTGATCTTAACTttggctgctgtctgcagcctggGCCAGAGGCGTGTGCTGTGGGTCACAGCAGGCACAGGCTCACTTGGTTCCTGATGAGTCTACAGGCGTCATGAATTATACCCTCAAGAGAACCACTGAGCCAGATCTGCCAGCAACACCCCCCTCCACCCCAGGGGGGCGGGGGTGGCCCAATGTTGAGACCTGCCGTATCCATGGAGATCCAGGGCCAAAGAGCTGTgaggccttgggcaagtcattgaTTTCAGCaatccttcttttctttcaaaatatatttactgtatttgagaggcagagagacagaaagacaagtagAGTCCATCCCAGATGCCTACAGTGGTGCTGGCTGgggcttgaagccaggagtcggaaaCTCCCTCCAGGGcttctacatgggtagcagggacccaagtggtaGAGCTGGCTTCCGAGATGCTGcggcaggactccaacccaggcactccaatatgcgaGCAATGCTGGTGTCTTGATCACTAGGTCacatccttccctctcttccctcatGTTCTTCGACAAAAGAAACCTATCTTATTTGCATTATtagaatgaatgagaaaatggTACAAATGCAGCTAGTGTCTAAATACGTGCTGTTAACAGCTAACTCCGTGGGTCCCAGCCCTCAGTACCCAGTGGGGGTCAGACGCACAGCCCCTCCTGGGAGCTGTTGGAAAAGCAGGCTCTGGGGCCCGCCCCTGGCCTActaaatcagaatctgcatttttaaaaggtcCCTGGGTGAACCTGAAAGCACACAGAAGTTTGAGTAGTGGGGTTTGGCCACCACCTGGTGGCAGTGTTCTCTAAGTGCAAATTGTTCTTTGAAGTCGAAAGCTCAAACCCTAGAGCAGTTATTGCAGGAACCAAAGAAGGAGCGAATAAGAGGCGAGCTGCTGGGGGAAGCGATTTTGCTGTTAGCTGTGGGCTTGCTTCCCAGTGGGGTTGAGGGGTGCCTTAGGCCGGGGGATGAGGAGACGGCAGCGAGCTGGGCCGCCTGCTACAGCCCCCTCCCCAGATCAGCCTCCCCGCAGCACGACGGCCTGTGGTGGTCAGGAATTCTATGCTTGCAAGAACAAAACCCGATTCCGACTagcagatagaaaaaaaaaaaaggggagttTGTTAGCAGGACACAGAGGCACTTACAGGAGTGAGGGTAGGGAGTGAAGACCAGGAGCCAAGGTGACTCtcgcttctctctctttctcgctctttctctccctctctctgcagtgcAGGCTTTCCCAACTCCCCCGTGGAAAACGGTCTCAGCCAAAGCGAAGGGTCCTGGCTCGGGCCCAATCTCAGATTCCCCCGGAAGGactctgattggctcagctctggtcgggGGCTTAACCCTGGATCAGCCAGCCACGCCCAGGGGGAGAAGTCTCCCTGCGGGAACAGGGCCAGAGCACATCCCAGGAAGGGtggctggccctggctccctcTGCCCCTGTCCAGGGGCTCCCTCTGACCTGCCGCTGGCCCCCTGCCTGCTCTGACTTCCAGCTGGAAGACTTACCTCCCTGGCTGGCCTCACTGCCTCAACGAGGTGACGGTGAAAGACCTGGACCTCAACCTCAAATACCCTGCAGCCAAGAACGCCGCCTTCTACCTGAACATCGGCTCTGTGTGAGGGGGGCCTcctgccggccccgcccctctgcctgccccccctcGGCGATACCAGCCCTACCCGGGCTCCTGTCCTCAACACCTCCCAAAAAGCAGTGGGGCCCCAAGCAGCGGGAACTGGGTTCAGATGCCAGGAGGGCTGAGGCTGGCTGGTGGGGCAGGGTCTCCcggggccccctccccagccctggcatcCCCCGGCAGGGTGGCAGAGCTGAAGATCAAGGGGCTGCTGGACCGCAAAGGGCTCTGGAGGAGCCTCCGGGAGATGAGAAGAATATTCAACTTCCATAGGACGCCAGCCATCGGTGAGGAGCGCGGGCTGGGCTTGTGGCCTCCTCCTGGGATGTCCCCTCCGTGGCTGCAGGAGTCTCGGGAATCTGGGCACCGATGCCCTTGGTGCAGCCTGGAGGGATCCCTGGCCTTCCAGGAAACAGACATGTGTTGAGCTCCTGTCCATCAGACGCTGGGCTGCAGTGCAGTCCTTGTGCTCCCAGGGCCAGTGGCTATGGATTGGACTCAAAGTCAAATCATTCATTGCACTGGGGAGATGCACCCATTGGCTCCAAGGGCAAAAGGAGGGCCTACCCAAGCCAGGAGGGGACACTGGAGAGCTCTCCCTAGAGAGTGACTTATACGGAGGCCTCAAAATTGAGGCGGCCTCAACAGCACCAAAGATGGGGTGTGGGGACACAGAGGGCTCCAGGCTCAGGGGCCAGTGGAGGGGACGGCCCCTGACACCTTCAGGGGAATGGAAGATGCTGTGGCCTGAGTGGGCTGAGCACggggaggaagcaggagaggggGGCACAGTGCACAGTGGTGCAGGACTGTGTGGGCCACAGCAAGTCTGTCCTGGACTGCTGGCTGGCAGGGGTCACCCAGCCAGATGTGCCCTGTAAGGGGGCTGTTGGGGGCAGGAGTGGAAACAGGACCATGAGCCACGAGGTGGTGGTGCAGCGAGGCAGAGCAGTAGAGACAGAGTGGGCAGGTGGGTCAAGAGGCACCAGGACTGAGCATCCGTGGGGCTTGATGGGCagcagaggggcggggctgccAAGGGAGAGGTCCCTGGGGTCTGCCGCACCCCACTGAGGGGATgacgggcagggggcggggccgagccTACCTGTGGTATCTGATTTGTTGCATTTGCGGCTGGTGAGCCATGGGGGAAAAGGATGGCAGGTGCACCACGGGCTGGGAGATAAAGTTTGCTGTTTTGTCATGAGCAGTGACGGAAACTCGAGAAAGGTACAGGATGCCCAGAAGGCAACCACCTTGAATCCAGAGGTGACCAGTCCCCatgtcccctgcccctgcagagtACGTGTTTGACCACTGGCAGGAAGACGCCTTCTTTGCCTCCCAGTTCCTGAATGGCCTCAACCCTGTCCTGATCCGCCGCTGCCGCCACCTCCCAAAGAACTTCCCAGTCACCGATGCCATGGTGGCCCCCGTGCTGGGCCCCGGGAGCAGTCTGCAGGCTGAGCTAGAGGTGGGGCGAGGTGGTAGAACATGGCGTCCAGGATCAAGCATGCGAGCCCACCCcctgtgggagagggaggggtgcaCTTACAGTTGTTAGGGCCCTACTGTGCATGTTCTCCCCAAACACATTCCTCCCCCAGCCTGGAATCCCCTCCCTGCCACCGCTGCCCCACCCTGGCTCTAGAAAACCAggtgcagcccccagctcccctctTTTCTCCCACAGAGGGGCTCCCTGTTCTTGGTGGACCACGGCATCCTCTCCAGTATCCGTACCAATGTCGTTAATGGGAGGCCTCAGTTCTCTGCAGCGCCCTTGACCCTGCTACACCAGCGCCCGGGGCGTGGGCCCTTGGTGCCGCTCGCCATCCAGGTCTCAGTGCAGCAGGGGCGGAGAGGGTCTCACAGAGTGATTGGCAGGCATTCACAGCCCCTTCCTCTCCACTGGTCCCCACTCAGCTCAGCCAGACCCCTGGGCCCAATAGCCCCATCTTCCTGCCCAGCGACAACAAGTGGGACTGGCTGCTGGCCAAGACCTGGGTGCGCAACGCCGAGTTCTCCGTACACGAGGCCCTCACGCATCTGCTGCAGGGACACCTGCTGCCCGAGGTCTTCACGCTGGCCATGCTGCGCCAGCTGCCCCACTGCCACCCGCTCTTCAAGGTCAGTGGCTCCACCAGGGGGGCCCAGACCTGCCCCTCGTGATGCCCCTTCTGAGCACTCTTCCCAGAGCCTGTGCGCAGAGTCCCCACCCTGCATCGGCAGCTTCTCCGTGCACAGCTCTGGGCTGGGCTCTGAAGGgcccccagatgtccacaggCCTGACGCATGCGAAGGGATGGGATTTCCTGTCCTGGGGTCCACAGCTGCTcagtctctctggctctcactgaGACGGGCTCCTGGGTCCTGCAGGCAGGCTCTGGTCTGTGCTCTCCAAGCCCAGCtggttctctctgcctgtctgcagCCCCCAGAGCCTGGCACTCGGAGGTGGGCTCTGGGGAGGTGCTCTGTAGTGCCAGGCCCCAGAGGTTAGGCAATCGCAGGAGGTCTGAGCTGGGAGGGTCACAGGTCTCATGCAAACCAGCCCTTCCTTCGGCAAAACAATCTGATGCCgagagagaggcaggagtgcACCCAGCATTGGCGGGACTAGCCCCCGTCACGGAGCCTGGAGTCCTGTCTTGCCCCTTGGAGTCTGCCAGTGAAAGAGCTGGGAGGAGGTCTGGGGCCTCCCTCAGCGCCGCCATCTCCCGCCCCTGCAGCTGCTAATCCCGCACACACGGTACACCTTGCACATCAACACACTGGCCCGTGAGCTGCTCATCGCTCCGGGGCAGGTCGTGGACAGGGTAAGAGCTGctttggggtgggagtgggacaTTCCTCCAACGTGAAGACTCAGGGGCCGTGGGGGTGGGAGCGGCCTCTTCTTCCCCACATGAGCACGCACTAGAGCAAGCGCCCGGATTCCCAGGACCCTGTCCTGTCTTCCAGTCCACAGGCCTCGGCATCGGAGGCTTCTCCGAGCTGATACAGAGGAACATGGAGCAGCTGAGCTATGCCACCCTGTGTCTGCCGGAAGATATCCGAGCCAGAGGAGTTGAAGACCTCCCGGGCTACTACTACCGGGATGACGGCATGCAGATCTGGGGGGCGATGGAGCGGTGAGACAGCTAGGAGCctgggagggagatggggggcCCCGGGGGGACTCACAGTGAGGGGAGGGCTGCGCATTACCGACACTGGGCAGAGTGGGCTTCAGGGATTGGtcagggctggaggtggggacTGAACACAGGTGCACCTTGCAGTTTTGTCTCCGAAATAGTCGGCATCTACTACCCAAGCGATGCAGCAGTACAGGATGACCAGGAGCTCCAGGCCTgggtgagagaggtcttcaccaAGGGCTTCTTATCCCAGGAGAGCTCAGGTACGTACGGGGACCCTGGCCCTTGGGCCCCACCCTCAGGTCTCTGCAGTGCAGCTCTCAGgaccctggcagccccagccccagcccaggtgtCCCTGCAGGTGTACCCTCCTCACTGGAGACCCGGGGAGCCCTGGTGCAGTACGTCACCATGGTGATATTCACCTGCTCAGCCAGGCACTCCTCTATCAGCGCAGGGCAGGTGAGGAAGGGCAGTGCAGGGGTGGTGggatgtggggtgctggtgcctccACTTCATTCTGTCCCTTCCGGCTTCAGTTTGACTCCTGTGCATGGATGCCCAATCTGCCGCCCACCATGCAGCTGCCCCCGCCCACCTCCAAAGGCCAGGCAACACCTGAGGGCTTCTTAGCCACCCTCCCGCCAGTCAATGCCACGTGCGACGTCGTCGTTGCCCTCCGGGTGctgagcaaggagcctggagtccGAGTGAGTCCAGGGCAGGAAGCCAGGCCAGCGGGACTGAGATCAGGGAGGGTGTGGAGTTGTCCCCCAGATGCAGCCCTGCCACGGGTCCCTTCCCTGGGGGACTTCCCGGCCTTGGGCGTCTCACCGTGAGGGCCAAGCAGCCAGATGAGATGATGATGAGAGACACTCGTAGCTGCAAGGGCAAGGTGGCATCCCGCTCATTTAAAACCCTGAACTTCAGACTCCCAGGATTTTgctgcagggtgtgtgtggggagaagaTCTGTTTGGGGGGAGGGCGTGAGTGAGTCTCAGAGGCTGCTTCGGGTCTGCACGCCCCCTCCACCCAGGCTGAGGGTCAAGGGCCCGAGCCAGCTAGGGAGGGTCACAGCGGCTCAGACGATGGGGACCTCAGCAGCCCCTCGGCCACCCTTGTGGTTGCCCCCAGAGGCCGCTGGGCACGTACCCGGATGAGCACTTCACGGAGGACGCGCCACGGCGCAGCATCGCCGCCTTCCAGAGCCGCCTGGCCCAGATCTCGAGAGACATCCGGGAGCGGAACCGGGGCCTGGCGCTGCCCTACGCCTACCTGGACCCGCCGCTCATCGAGAACAGCGTCTCCATCTAAATCCTTGGAGAACACAGCCCCTCGTGGCAAATTCCTTTGACCACATTGCTCTAGGCTAACGGACACCAGGGAAAAGACTCCCCCAGAAAAACAGGCCCCATTAtactcactccccaccccctggagaaacaaaatcaaaaccgAGAAGCCATAAGCCGACGGAGGACAGAATGCCCCACAGCGCCCTGCCAGGGTTTTGTTTGCTTTGGCTCCCGGTGGTGGCAAGTGCATGATCCCGGCCTCTGACCACTGCTGGTGGACCTCAAGGTCACTTGACTCAAGGGCAGTCACTGTTTAGGCAGCTCAGCCACACGAGGAATGGCTCTGCCCAAACTCGGCCTGGTGGGCAGGCGTGTGGCTCCCTCATTAAGATGCTTCTTGGcctctcacattggagtgcctgagttccagtcccggctcctcctccaattccagcttcctgcaaatgtgcaccctgcgGGGAGCAGCTCacggcttaagtgcttgggtccctgccacccatagaggagagctggactgggttcccagctcctggctttgacctggctcggcccagctgttgcagacatttgaagtgaaccagcagatgggaaagagacctctctctctctgacctctgccttttaaataaaagtaaaataagtaaagaataataagttaattaagtttaaaaaatatattgaaaccGCGCGAGAAGTTGGCTGTGACCTGCTGTCCCAGCTTTGAAATGAGAACACTGAGACAGGGCCATTGGAGGCTCCGCAGGAGGAGGACGTCCAGCCCCAGGGTGGTGCACCTGTGCCCATTGAGATTTCCTCCAAATTTCCCCCCACCTGGACAAAAGGCACGCGCTGTACAGCAGGCCCCACTTCCCGGGGAGACACTCCCGGAGGCCCCTGTACCCCCCGTGCAGTGGGGGCACGCCTGCACCTCGCACGCCCTTGCTAACTCTGCTTCTCGCCCCTGCCTCAGATTCAAGTGAGGTCCGTTAGGGGCCCAAACGTGGCCTTTTGAATTCATCCGCTGATGTTCCTGTCTCTCAAATGGCAGGTGTTGGTGCTTGGGGTTTTCCATTTCAATCATGTGTACaaaacaaaggagataaaatgccaagtgtatacacacacgtgcaccccCAATGCACGAACACAGCCACCAAAGTCCCTGGGGCAATGCCCAGAGGGCAGTTGTGAGTGACAGGCACTGGAACCACCCACCCCTCGTGGAGAGTCAGTGACCCTAAGGTGACCTAGAATATAACTTCTTGCTTTTAATCAACCAAAACAATTCCTGCTAACTTAAGCAAGAAAGGACTTTGTGGGAAAGAAGCAGTGCCATGAGGGGTGAAAGGGTTAAACTTTGCCATCTCAGGAAAGACCGGAAGCTGGGCAGCACCAGGcaacagcaccagcatcccatatgggtgccggttcgagtcccagctgctccacttccaatccagctccctgctaatgcacctgggaaagcagtagaagatggtccaagcgcttgggcccctgcacccacgtgggagacccagaagaagctcttggctcctggcttcagattggcccagctccggccattgctgccatttagggagtgaaccagtggatggaagacctctctgtgtctctccctctctctctttctctgtaactctgtctttaaaagaaacaaatcttcgaacgagagagagaggagggcaggCATGGAGTGCAGTGGTGCAGATGCTGcttgagacgcctgcatcccatactggaatttctgggttcaagtcctggctccagtctgcaCTCCAGCTTTTTTGATAATGggtactgggaaggcagcaggggatagttcaaggatttgggtccctaccacccatgtagacggaattccaagctcccagcttccgcctggcccagcctcagctattgtgggcatttggggagtaaaccagcagatggaagacctctctgtttctctgcccttcaaataagagtggaaatgaacatttttttaaaaaattaaaaaaatcagggccagcactgtggcctagcaggtaaagccactgcctgcagtgccagcatcccacatgggcgccagttcaagtcctggctgctccacttcctaccctgctctctgctgtaacctgcgaaagcagaacatggcccaagtccttgggcccctgcacccatgtgggagacccaaaggaagctcctggctcctggcttcagatcgccacagctctggccattttggccatctggggagtgaaccagcagatggaagacttctctccgtctctccctctctctctctctttttctctctgactctccttctctctcggtgtaactctgactttcaaataaataaataataataataaataaaatttagaaaaataatgtagCTGTTAATAAAGTCAACTCATAAATGCTGACATGGCAAAAATATTTATGGTACATTGTTATATAGGCGGGAAACAAGTCACACATTTATATGCATATGATCCCTTTTATGACTTAAAGCAAGCTAAAaagctggcgccttggctcactaggctaatcctct encodes:
- the ALOX15B gene encoding polyunsaturated fatty acid lipoxygenase ALOX15B isoform X2; translation: MAKFTVKVSTGKAFGAGTWDKVSISIVGTLGESPPLPLDHFGKEFTAGAEEDFEVTLPQDVGPVLLLRLHLEPPALSRPLCLAAAGDAWFCRWVQLTPPGGAPLRFPCYQWLEAPSSLALREGAARVSRADQHPALWQQRQEELQARRQAYGWKTYLPGWPHCLNEVTVKDLDLNLKYPAAKNAAFYLNIGSVVAELKIKGLLDRKGLWRSLREMRRIFNFHRTPAIEYVFDHWQEDAFFASQFLNGLNPVLIRRCRHLPKNFPVTDAMVAPVLGPGSSLQAELERGSLFLVDHGILSSIRTNVVNGRPQFSAAPLTLLHQRPGRGPLVPLAIQLSQTPGPNSPIFLPSDNKWDWLLAKTWVRNAEFSVHEALTHLLQGHLLPEVFTLAMLRQLPHCHPLFKLLIPHTRYTLHINTLARELLIAPGQVVDRSTGLGIGGFSELIQRNMEQLSYATLCLPEDIRARGVEDLPGYYYRDDGMQIWGAMERFVSEIVGIYYPSDAAVQDDQELQAWVREVFTKGFLSQESSGVPSSLETRGALVQYVTMVIFTCSARHSSISAGQFDSCAWMPNLPPTMQLPPPTSKGQATPEGFLATLPPVNATCDVVVALRVLSKEPGVRRPLGTYPDEHFTEDAPRRSIAAFQSRLAQISRDIRERNRGLALPYAYLDPPLIENSVSI
- the ALOX15B gene encoding polyunsaturated fatty acid lipoxygenase ALOX15B isoform X1 translates to MPHARTSVPHPGDVFIVMRCWSTCLKCGAGIRCSSPTPQDQTQAGTMAKFTVKVSTGKAFGAGTWDKVSISIVGTLGESPPLPLDHFGKEFTAGAEEDFEVTLPQDVGPVLLLRLHLEPPALSRPLCLAAAGDAWFCRWVQLTPPGGAPLRFPCYQWLEAPSSLALREGAARVSRADQHPALWQQRQEELQARRQAYGWKTYLPGWPHCLNEVTVKDLDLNLKYPAAKNAAFYLNIGSVVAELKIKGLLDRKGLWRSLREMRRIFNFHRTPAIEYVFDHWQEDAFFASQFLNGLNPVLIRRCRHLPKNFPVTDAMVAPVLGPGSSLQAELERGSLFLVDHGILSSIRTNVVNGRPQFSAAPLTLLHQRPGRGPLVPLAIQLSQTPGPNSPIFLPSDNKWDWLLAKTWVRNAEFSVHEALTHLLQGHLLPEVFTLAMLRQLPHCHPLFKLLIPHTRYTLHINTLARELLIAPGQVVDRSTGLGIGGFSELIQRNMEQLSYATLCLPEDIRARGVEDLPGYYYRDDGMQIWGAMERFVSEIVGIYYPSDAAVQDDQELQAWVREVFTKGFLSQESSGVPSSLETRGALVQYVTMVIFTCSARHSSISAGQFDSCAWMPNLPPTMQLPPPTSKGQATPEGFLATLPPVNATCDVVVALRVLSKEPGVRRPLGTYPDEHFTEDAPRRSIAAFQSRLAQISRDIRERNRGLALPYAYLDPPLIENSVSI